One Phycisphaerae bacterium RAS2 DNA window includes the following coding sequences:
- the pyrG gene encoding CTP synthase produces the protein MSNQDMLGSLAHATDDTEFYTPMPPGYKAGKTKYVGVFGTVMSGLGKGIFASSLAKVLKDKGLTVAPIKLEGYLNLDSGTLNPFRHGEVFVLDDGMECDMDLGTYERMLDQDMSRMNFSTSGQIFSAVLEKERRGGYLGRDVQMIPHVTGEVKSKLRQLAVTADADVVFIEIGGTVGDVENAYFIEALRQLAFEEGAGSTCWVALTYVIEPPALGEQKSKAAQLGIKQLMQGGIQPHIVACRAKSPVTPKVREKIALYSSVHEDRVFSMHDCESIYVIPEMVREAGLDRAVVEILGLQDRLHPELEAKACGVWSEFLGGIRQATERVTIGIAGKYTSVRDSYASVIKALEHSGARCRTAVDIRWIDTSTVTDASVATDLASLDGIIVPAGFGARGAEGKITCIRHARTTGLPYLGICLGFQMAVIEFARDVCGLEGADSTEFDPDCRHPIISVLPEQKQIEGLGGNMRLGGQDVLLTPGSLASQLYSGARETRLRFRHRYEVDPRYIEQLESSGLVFSGRAPHLPIMQVLELPAATHPYFIGTQSHPELTSRPLRPDPFFLGLVRAAIARRTAHPSPSEFATGRAN, from the coding sequence ATGAGCAATCAGGACATGCTGGGTTCCCTTGCGCACGCCACGGACGACACCGAGTTCTACACGCCGATGCCGCCGGGCTACAAAGCCGGCAAGACCAAGTACGTCGGCGTATTCGGCACGGTCATGAGCGGGCTGGGCAAGGGCATCTTCGCCAGCAGCCTCGCGAAAGTGCTCAAGGACAAGGGCCTGACCGTCGCGCCGATCAAGCTCGAAGGCTATCTCAATCTCGACTCCGGCACGCTCAATCCATTTCGTCACGGCGAGGTGTTCGTGCTCGACGACGGCATGGAATGCGACATGGACCTTGGCACCTACGAGCGCATGCTCGACCAGGACATGAGCCGGATGAACTTTTCCACCAGCGGGCAGATCTTCAGCGCGGTGCTGGAGAAAGAGCGCCGCGGCGGATACCTCGGTCGCGATGTGCAGATGATCCCCCACGTCACCGGCGAGGTGAAGAGCAAGCTGCGCCAGCTCGCGGTCACGGCCGATGCCGACGTGGTCTTCATCGAGATCGGCGGCACGGTCGGCGACGTCGAGAACGCGTACTTCATCGAAGCGCTGCGGCAACTGGCGTTCGAGGAGGGAGCCGGCAGCACCTGCTGGGTCGCCCTGACGTACGTGATCGAGCCGCCGGCACTGGGCGAGCAGAAGTCCAAGGCGGCCCAGCTGGGCATCAAGCAACTCATGCAGGGCGGTATCCAGCCGCACATCGTGGCCTGTCGCGCCAAGTCTCCGGTGACGCCGAAGGTGCGTGAGAAAATCGCCCTGTATTCCAGCGTTCACGAGGATCGCGTGTTCTCGATGCACGACTGCGAGTCCATTTACGTGATACCGGAGATGGTGCGCGAAGCCGGGTTGGATCGGGCGGTTGTGGAGATCCTCGGCTTGCAGGATCGCCTTCACCCCGAGCTGGAGGCCAAGGCCTGCGGCGTCTGGAGCGAGTTCCTCGGCGGCATCCGCCAGGCAACCGAGCGCGTCACGATCGGCATCGCCGGTAAATATACATCCGTCAGAGACAGCTACGCCTCGGTCATCAAGGCCCTGGAGCATTCCGGCGCCCGATGCCGGACGGCCGTGGACATTCGCTGGATCGACACGTCCACCGTAACCGACGCATCCGTCGCAACCGACCTGGCCAGCCTGGACGGCATCATCGTACCCGCCGGCTTCGGGGCGCGCGGCGCCGAGGGCAAGATCACATGCATCCGGCACGCGCGGACCACCGGCCTGCCCTATCTGGGAATCTGCCTCGGTTTTCAAATGGCTGTGATTGAGTTCGCTCGAGACGTATGCGGGCTGGAGGGCGCGGACTCGACCGAGTTCGATCCCGACTGCCGACATCCCATCATCAGCGTCCTTCCGGAACAAAAGCAGATCGAGGGACTCGGCGGCAACATGCGATTGGGCGGGCAGGACGTGCTGCTGACCCCCGGCTCGCTCGCGTCGCAGCTATACAGCGGTGCGCGCGAAACGCGCCTGCGATTCCGCCATCGGTACGAAGTTGATCCGCGTTACATTGAGCAGTTGGAATCGTCCGGGTTAGTCTTCAGCGGCCGCGCCCCGCACCTGCCGATCATGCAAGTGCTCGAACTGCCCGCGGCGACCCACCCTTACTTCATCGGGACACAATCCCATCCGGAACTGACCAGCCGCCCGCTTCGACCCGATCCGTTCTTTCTCGGATTGGTGCGCGCAGCGATCGCGCGGCGGACC